From Nyctibius grandis isolate bNycGra1 chromosome 18, bNycGra1.pri, whole genome shotgun sequence:
TGCTGAGGCCTCTTTCCAAGCCCTGTGCTGTGAGAAAGAGCAGGGTTGCCTTCTTCCACCCGCCCTGCATTTAACGGACCTGTGGGCAGAGTGGCGGGGAGCTCATAAAATCTTATTACCCTTCTCTAGGCCTGGCTCTCTGAAGAGGGCCCTTGTCTCACCGTGCCCAGATGACTGCTCCAGCAAGAGGTCACACACCTCTTCCACGAGCTCCCTCAACAAAACATACGCTGCCGGGATCCCCGGCTCCGCGCGCAACGCCATCGCCAGCTCCTACAGCTCCAGCCGGGGCCTCTCACAGGTAGGAAACACCCTGCCCGAGGCAGCACCGGAGCCCAGCGCGGAGCGGCTCGACCCTCTTCTGGGATCACCCCGTGTAACTCAAACCCGGAGCTCCTGAGAGCGGCGTGGCTGGGTGCCTGGCAGCGAGCGCTGCGGGGAGTCTGCAGCGCAGCTCAGCTCAGCCAGGCAGTTTCACCTCCCTGTGGGTtaggcagggtgctgggccggcagcagcaggcagcaatgTTACGTGTCCTTCGGTGCACGCTCCTGGGGGAGTCCCCAGGCTGagctgtcctgctgcagtgcTTGTTTTACACCAAAGCAAGAaggaggctttttttccccctcgcTACTCAGCCTTGGCCAGTCTGCTAGGGTGGACacaggtgaaagaaaaaaaaaaatcactttgctgCGCTGCCACCTTTTCAGCTGGAGTCAGCAAGTATTGGAGCCGTGTGTTCCCACTTTGACCAAGGTCccctcagcagctgctgagctaTAATAAAACACTGCTTCCATCCTGGGTCAGGCTTCCAGATGTGACAGTGGGACGTAGCTGTGGATAACAGAGCTTTTCAGTCTGTGTGGGGAAAAGTCTCCTCGAGGATGTATTGGTGGGAAAAGGTTTCCTCTGGCTGGGCAAGTCTAAAATCCTTGAGGTGGGATCCGTCCACTCTGAGCTCCAGGTGAGGAGGTGGTCTGCTCTTGCTTCAGCCACCCTGTGCCCGTGAGGGCATCTGAGACAGCCGGGCAGCCTCTGCCCGTGCCGCGTGATGGCAAGAGCCAGCATCGGACCAGCAGTGtcctccttcctcatcctctcAGCCAGGCTGTAATGAGCCTGGAGGCCGCTTGCTCCCAGAGTGGATTCAGTTAGGGATGGCCAGACTTTGTGCTCCATGGAATGTAGAGGGGAGTTAAGCGGTCTTGAAGCAAAAGAGGCTCTGGGCTCGTTAGCCACAGCCCTGGGAGATGGGATTTAATCTGCGGGCGAGCAGGAGGATAGGaggctccctgccagccccgtaCTGAATTACTGCTGGTCTCTCTCTGCATTCCAGCTGTGGAAGAGAAGTGGTGCGAGCGTGTCCCCAATGTCCAGCCCAGCGTCCTCCCGCCCCCAGACGCCGGAGTGGCCTCTCAAGAAAGCCAGGTAACTAGCCACTTGCCCGGCGAGCGCCCGCTCGTCGATGCCAGCCAGGAAGAGAGCAGTCACCTTCCAGCCATCCCGGTGCCCGAGTCCTGCTCTCCACGGAGCCAGGACAGTCCAGGCCCCTTTCTGAGATGCAGCCGCTGGATCACCCAGCGGTGTGGAAACGCCCTTGTCATCTCTGTTGGTGCCCCTGCCGCCTTGCGGTCCTGGCGGCCGTGCTGAGCTGCACCGTCCCTGCCCTGCGCCCAGGCTGGGCTAGAGATTCAAGGGCTCAGGTTGCCGCAGAGGCGACATTGCCTCATGGCATTGGCATGGCCAAGGTTGCTGGTTGCCGAAGCGTTGGGAAGAGACAGGCCCTGATTTTTGCCATCTCCTCAAAACCAATTCACAGGAGCTACAGTCAGGTTGTATTTCAGCGCCTGCCTTGCAGTGCAGGCCCTTGTTGTCCGCTCTCCCGGCTCAGAGAAGGACCTGAGCTTGTGTCAGAACTAAAACCGACAGAACCACCTGCCCTGGCGACAGGGTGGGTCCAAGCCAGGGACCTGCGAGGGGCAGCGGCTCCCACCCAGGCCCCCCGGCTGCCGCCCTGAGGCTGACGTGTCCTGCGGAGGGTGCGCAGGCTCCGCGACCCAACCGAGCCGGGgtcctggggaggggagcagccccTCTGCCTGGAGCCGCTTGCAGGCTGGTGCGGTGAGGGCAAGGCTGGTGTCCTGAGGTCTGTTGTTTGGCGGAGACAAAGAAACCCCCCAGGGATGCTGGTGGGAGTCCTTAGCGTGTTCAGTCTCATCctgctccctggggacaggacCAAGCCTGGGGCTGACCCTAACTGTCTCTCTCCTGTTTGCGCAGGGAAGAGGAGTTGCATCGCTCCAACGCTTCCACTCCAGTGAAATTGGACAAGGAGCTGCAGACAGAGAAAGGTGAGCACAGGTGGGCCCCAGCCCTCTGCCCAGCTTGGGTGGGCCACTGGTGCGAGCAAGTGGGGGAACAGGAGGTAGCTGAGGTCTGCAGGTGGGGTTGGCTTGAGATTTCACCTGGAAACTAGGAACATGCTGGTGTCAAGGCAGTGGCACTTCTGCTGGACTCAGTAACTGCCCTAAAGGGATTTCCAGGTGATCAGCGAGGGGTGCTGACAGCTTCAGTGAGCTAACAGATGCCTGGGGGGTGGCTTGCAAGGAGGAACACCAGCCCACAAGCCAGCATGAGTCCAGGGGTCAGTCTTGGGGCAAGATCTGATCAAATTCCAGGCTGAGCTTATTCCAACGCTTCCTCAGCTAAGAAGGAGAGGAAATCCTGCGTGCCCATCACAGTCAGGGTCCCGTGCTGTGGGATGTGCTAGTGCTAGATGTGGCTCATGTCGTTTGCGTGGTGTGTGGTTCAGGTAGGCAGCATGCAAGGACCATCCgttgaggtgggaaggggctgcttCCCTGTGGAGCCCTGGCAGGCTCTGGTAACAGACTGGCCTGGGATGCGATGTGGCCAGCTGCTCTTCCAGGACATCGCAGCCTTAAAGCCGTGCCCCTGGCTCTGCCCTCTGAGATGGGTCATCCAGAGAGGAGTCAGAAGGGACGACCCTGTCGGTACAAACCAAATACCTCCTCTGCCCGGAGCTGGGCCTGACTTGTCTCCTTCTATAGCGGTGGAGACGCCGGTGCGGAAGAAGCGGAATTCCCCAAGCCCGCCATCCACGTCGGGGAGCAGCGGGAAGCCCAAGAGGAAGATCCCCTTGCTGTTGCCTCACCGGGGGGACCAGCTGGTGCTGGTACGTCGCTGTCTTGCAGCCCCTTTTGCCCTCCTCTGGCGATAGAATGTGCTCACTGCAatttctgcagggctggggggagactGACCTGCCTGCCCTCAGGAAGGAGGCCCCGTCCTTGGCCGAGTGGGAAGTGAcgctctccccagccccagtgtctGGTGGGCTGTGCGTGATTGTGGTGCCTGCTGCCGGACCAGGTAACGGCCTGGGGAAGGCCTGCCGTGCCCTCAGCGCCAAGCCGGGGGGCCAACACGAATGGGGATCGGAAGCTCCACGGTAGCGTGCTGTGGCAGAACCACCTGCTTCACGGGTCATGCAACGGCCAGCCTTCACCACACGTTCAGAGAGGCTCTGCCGGCTTCCCTGAGAAGGAGCTAAGCTGCTGCTCTCTCTTGGCAGCCCCTGCCGCCTCAGCTGGGCTACTCCATCACCTCCGAGGACCTGGACACGGAGAAGAAGGCAGCGTTGCAGTGGTTCAACAAAGTCTTGCAGGATAAGGCTGGTAAGGGTGGACTGGGAATGCAGAGGGTATGGCAAGGAGTATAGAAACCCAgggccagggctggcagggcagtgggGTGTCTGGGTAGCACAGGCTGGGGAAGCTTCTGGGCCAATCCTGCCTGGTCCTGGGGTCTGGGGATGCTCTTAGTGCCTTCAGACTCGTTAAGAGTCCCAGAGGACTCCCCCAGGGCCGGAGCTGTGGGACGTTCATGCTGTTTCCCTGCCCAACAAGGAAGCTTTGCTAAGGGGTAGTCCCCTTCTACAGCGATTTGCACGTCCTGATTTCTTGCTCCACCCCAGCAGACGTGGTCCCCAGCACCACTGCAGAGACGATGCCCGTGTCCAGGCCGCTGGCGTTCGCTGTGACCTCCCCGGGGCCTGCGCCTGCCTCGACAGCTCCTGCCCCGGCCAGCACCAACCCGCTCCTGGACAGCCTGAAGAAGAtgcagagcagccaggctgcGCCCGTGCCAGctgatgaggaggaggaaggtgggcAGAGCGGGGCTTTGGCAGAGCAAGGCAGGCAggtcttggggggggggggcaagtTTGGGGACGCTGAGTCCATGGTCCTGTTGGGAGCTGTGGTAAGCGTGGAGGGCTGGGTCTGCCCGGTCCGAGCGGGTGCTGCTCCGGGAGCCTTTGCAGCAGCGGGGTGGGTGCCTGGCAGAAGGGCTGGCTGGCTGTAGGTGATGCCCTGTCCCTAAATAAGCTCTCCCTGCCCTTTCCAGACTCCACTGGAGCTGTGGTAGCATCTCAGCCGCCTTCCTCAGCTGCCCAGCCGCCCGCTCCTGCTGTATCGCTGGAGTCAAGTTCTCTGCCTGCCACCTCTGCCACCACCCAGCCTACGCCTGTGCTGAGCATGCCGGCccctgctgcttcccctgcCTTGGGGGCACAGGCCACCAGCAGCCTGGCACTGCCTGCGTTCACGGAGCTGGGCGAGACCCCCAGCgcacctccctccttccctaAGCCAAGCATCCTTTTTGGGACGCCAAACACCCCTTCTGCCAGCCAGCCAGCGATGACTGCGGCCGTGGCCGTGCCCACCACCACCGCCGCTGTGCCCACCACCACTGCTGCCGTGCCCACCACCACCCCTGTCTTCAAACCCATCTTTGGCGCTTTGCCGAAAAGCGAGAGCGCAGCACCGAGCGCAGCTGTCGTCTCTGCCGCGGTCACCACGCCTGCGAGCTCAGGCCCTTCCTCGACGTCTTCCACCAACGCCATGTTCAAGCCTATCTTCAGCAGCGTCACCACAGCGTCATCTCCAGCGAAGGCCTCTCCTTTCACCTTCAAACTGGCATCGCAGCCGGCCTTGGCTGCGGATCTGCCAGCAGCCTCCACGACTACCCTGGCAGGCCTCACGGGTCTCCCTAACGTCATCTTCACCACCGCAGCTACGACTGCCACCACGCAGAGTTCCTCCACAGATGCCACTGTTAAACCCGTCTTCAGCTTTGGACTCAACCCGCCCACCTCCAccggccccgctgccagccTGGCCGTGACCACTGCCACGGCCACCAGCACGTCACAGCCCTTCCGGTTCGGGGGTGCGGccagctcagctcccagcacagAAACCACCTTTGCCACCCCAGCGCCCATGTTCCAGTTTGGAAAGCCACCTCCAGCCATGGTCACTGCCACTACCAGTGTCCCAGGAGGCCCTGCCTTTGGCCAAGCACCTTCAAGCTCAACGGCTCCTACCACTACTGTGGGCTTTAGCATATTTGGGGGCACCACGCTGACCTCTTCCACCCCAGCCACCACAGCTCAAACGACGCTGATGTTCGGCTCCGCCGTTTCAGCTATTGGCAGTTCCTTCGGCACAGGCATGAAGCCGCCGCCGTATCCCCGTGCAGCGAATCAGCCCACCTTCAGCACCAGCGCCGCAGAGAGCCAGCCGCCCGCCAGCAAGCCCACTGCTGGCCCCGTCAGCTTTGGCCCCCCGTTCAGTTTTGGAGCCCCCGCAGCCCAGTCCACCGCTCCACCGGCATTTGGCAGCAGTGCTCAGCCAGCCTTTGGCACAACCAGCGCCCTGGGCTCCTTCggcaccagcagcacccaggcagCGTTCGGGACCACCACGCCGGTCTTCTCTTTTGGGACAGCCACCTCCACCACTGCCAGCTTCGGTTCCACCACCCAGACCACAAGCAGCAACGCCGGTGCCGCCGTTTTCGGCACCACCCCTTCTCCTTTCACCTTTGGGGCGACCGCCCAGCCGGGCCCCTCCGCCAGCGCCTTCGGGATTGGCACGcctgccctgagcagcagcagcagctcccctgccGTGGCCTTCAGCTTCGGGGCTGGGCAGAGTGGGGCAACCCCGGCGGCAGCACCGTTCGGCTCGTCCCTGACGCAGGGTGCGCTGAGGGCACAGAGTCAGAGCGCGCCCTTCGCCTTCACCGTCCCCAGCACGCCCAACAACAAGCCCATGTTTGGAGGTGAGTCAGGGCGGACGAGGGGtctcggggtggggggtgaaGGGCAGGCCTAGACTGAGGCAGCAGCTTTCCTGCCGGACCTTGCTGAGCTCGCCGGGCTCAGGGCTGGTCCTCGTGCTGTGCGGAGCCTTGCTGTGGGAAGGGAAGGCGCTGCCATTGCTCGCTGCTGGCTC
This genomic window contains:
- the LOC137672023 gene encoding putative nuclear envelope pore membrane protein POM 121B, whose product is MARDGPGSGRWGWRGAAALALALALLLLPLGGALLGAAALGAAGAWWAMRPGPLAPRPAGKAAANGCPAAASGRLRRAPPRRFGLGDSPAARRSPLQAPRRRYPLPPERSIVPVVLPAALWESCSPRSPAWVRRARPPCSPVTVRIAGRAASLARSPALEQLISPVAFPATSSPDPCAKETVLNAIKKRKKRAVEEEEDQAFGSDQESKRRRHDSSGSGQSAFEPLAVNGAPTSLIPKPGSLKRALVSPCPDDCSSKRSHTSSTSSLNKTYAAGIPGSARNAIASSYSSSRGLSQLWKRSGASVSPMSSPASSRPQTPEWPLKKAREEELHRSNASTPVKLDKELQTEKAVETPVRKKRNSPSPPSTSGSSGKPKRKIPLLLPHRGDQLVLPLPPQLGYSITSEDLDTEKKAALQWFNKVLQDKADVVPSTTAETMPVSRPLAFAVTSPGPAPASTAPAPASTNPLLDSLKKMQSSQAAPVPADEEEEDSTGAVVASQPPSSAAQPPAPAVSLESSSLPATSATTQPTPVLSMPAPAASPALGAQATSSLALPAFTELGETPSAPPSFPKPSILFGTPNTPSASQPAMTAAVAVPTTTAAVPTTTAAVPTTTPVFKPIFGALPKSESAAPSAAVVSAAVTTPASSGPSSTSSTNAMFKPIFSSVTTASSPAKASPFTFKLASQPALAADLPAASTTTLAGLTGLPNVIFTTAATTATTQSSSTDATVKPVFSFGLNPPTSTGPAASLAVTTATATSTSQPFRFGGAASSAPSTETTFATPAPMFQFGKPPPAMVTATTSVPGGPAFGQAPSSSTAPTTTVGFSIFGGTTLTSSTPATTAQTTLMFGSAVSAIGSSFGTGMKPPPYPRAANQPTFSTSAAESQPPASKPTAGPVSFGPPFSFGAPAAQSTAPPAFGSSAQPAFGTTSALGSFGTSSTQAAFGTTTPVFSFGTATSTTASFGSTTQTTSSNAGAAVFGTTPSPFTFGATAQPGPSASAFGIGTPALSSSSSSPAVAFSFGAGQSGATPAAAPFGSSLTQGALRAQSQSAPFAFTVPSTPNNKPMFGGTPAPAFGQSTPVPGAVGSGSGSLSFGTPSTPASGFGGVGASFGSSTPAFSIGAGSKMGARQRLQARRQHTRKK